A genomic region of Branchiostoma lanceolatum isolate klBraLanc5 chromosome 4, klBraLanc5.hap2, whole genome shotgun sequence contains the following coding sequences:
- the LOC136433858 gene encoding F-box/WD repeat-containing protein 2-like, translated as MHGTDLHVATDAGVTGRSHQPRRMKEANEFKSWLSQLSRDFSDLDDKQRNETLDLLIATSGASQLSHLSTKLETLLKRDFLRLLPLELSFYLCTFLDPKTLLRCCVVSKQWNKVVSGCSQAWYAACWQIGLRMDCDEKSQDGQLLKHSYLRAISRHRDLEDGTAFESTSLYGHSARVYALYYSEGKLATGSDDLSVRLWDVQTGKCLHVIETHTCADLKFDKDKVVTASFDNTLACWDWATGQRMQVFVGHVGAVFSVDYSDELQLLASGSADGTVNLWALNTGECYNVFRGHTEWVTRVILRKCQVDSVVHRAGEYVLISMDRNEIKIWPISTEVNCKPLRTLAVSEDKSISLLPRLQFDGRGIVCASDIGIYLWDFATFELRIIPTKQCSPALLGFGTVFSLIYHWQHLYVMDVRTQRYICKYPLPVIRKSKRGSSIIAGDCDWLDGFELNEKLGLVFATSMPDHSIFLIRWRKNDT; from the exons ATGCATGGCACCGATCTGCATGTTGCCACTGATGCTGGAGTGACTGGACGCAGCCATCAACCCAGGAGGATGAAGGAGGCGAACGAGTTCAAGTCTTGGCTGTCCCAGCTGTCTCGAGATTTCTCGGACCTGGACGACAAGCAGCGTAACGAGACCCTGGACCTCCTGATCGCCACCAGTGGTGCCAGTCAGCTGTCCCATCTGTCCACCAAACTGGAGACGCTGCTGAAGAGAGACTTCTTGCGACTGTTGCCTCTGGAATTGAGTTTCTACCTGTGCACATTTTTGGATCCTAAGACATTATTAAG GTGCTGTGTGGTGAGCAAGCAGTGGAACAAGGTGGTTAGTGGGTGCTCCCAAGCCTGGTATGCTGCGTGTTGGCAGATCGGACTGAGGATGGACTGCGACGAGAAGTCTCAGGATGGACAGCTGCTCAAACATTCCTACCTGAGGGCCATCTCCAGGCACAGGGACCTGGAGGACGGGACAGCCTTCGAGAGCACCTCGCTGTATGGTCACAGCGCGAGGGTGTACGCCCTGTACTACAGTGAGGGGAAGCTTGCAACGGGGTCCGATGACTTGTCCGTGCGACTGTGGGACGTGCAGACTGGGAAGTGTTTACACGTCATAGAAACACACACCTGCGCTGACCTGAAGTTCGACAAGGACAAGGTGGTGACGGCCTCGTTTGACAACACTTTGGCATGCTGGGATTGGGCCACAGGTCAAAGGATGCAGGTGTTTGTTGGCCATGTTGGTGCGGTGTTCAGTGTGGACTACAGCGATGAATTACAGCTGTTGGCCAGCGGATCGGCCGACGGCACGGTCAACCTTTGGGCTCTGAACACGGGGGAATGTTACAATGTATTTCGCGGGCACACCGAGTGGGTAACGAGAGTTATATTGAGGAAGTGTCAAGTTGATTCTGTCGTCCATCGAGCAGGAGAGTATGTACTGATCAGCATGgacagaaatgaaataaagatatggcCAATCAGCACAGAGGTCAACTGCAAACCCCTCAGAACACTGGCAGTGTCTGAGGACAAGAGCATCAGCTTGTTGCCAAGGTTACAGTTTGATGGGCGGGGCATTGTTTGTGCGTCCGACATAGGTATCTACCTGTGGGACTTTGCAACATTCGAGCTGCGCATCATTCCCACCAAGCAGTGTTCTCCAGCTCTGTTGGGTTTCGGCACAGTGTTTTCGCTGATCTACCATTGGCAGCACCTATATGTCATGGACGTCAGGACTCAGAGGTACATCTGTAAATACCCGCTCCCCGTCATCAGGAAGTCCAAGAGAGGTTCCAGTATCATAGCAGGAGACTGTGACTGGCTGGACGGGTTTGAACTGAACGAGAAGTTAGGACTGGTGTTTGCCACTAGCATGCCTGACcacagcatattcttgataaGGTGGAGAAAAAACGACACATAG
- the LOC136433853 gene encoding codanin-1-like isoform X2 has protein sequence MAAILKTLLDLRGDLSLEIVLQWLSQDGSGRQDVAASCDLLTCCSQDEFVVFFLNYLRDKTGHLLNGRQTAVQTPVKTPSTKHLKVKESSSVSRRQASTSRTQLFSVSPNPQPTADISNQNSSLFSQDLSICDSFTDGESSSHFSSILHNSSRNSPSPSPFHGRKTPREQKITLGEFLFKTPESGNKRKSPNPASHGRKDKDRGNYSASPHIGRKSGGKGKGTPSTETKEIQIGKRRSEPPPQPAVFNLGNMDDFPPMGSPSPMKITPSRRITPTPVTKDGSRPSSRVCFTSTPLSEAPSSPAAQDHRSLFSSPPKALSRTSVLQEERELLKMERSRLLSDSVPTNADSPKDESHPAPCVTPTKASILTPTKAALMRQSSVSETIADRNLVTHEDVIQTLAELYSQCIQANLAPNLAVELHFTIQLLTIKGTGENGPPAKENLDPEDTNYLQSVHNCVLFATIVLEKQLRILSLLDKGTLRLLADNPRIGTFSPTLQQALITANGTCPFRTKEIRTASPISSVPFQSDTDNRHNFPSDHSFHTFKKTRDKFYELLREWEDKHLKPDWSMQLAMGERIRILLYSTADFASLIHFARLFQSQLIRMCKGDSIQDQDVEEDIALLTELRKSNPEKLKRLQERFITPWRTGGPCPPPAFPGHQEFFKNFLQAAASHVFNQLIVDNFSAEIQELDTTQFGLPDNTADSVDQEQRDSYASCLLNLRILGKFLGFIVFLPYRSPQLLPESMMASALSVRNKVCQPIDILKHLQDSLKQGRTILTLPWVVEYLSMMDPMAPKLDSYKEILSILLHIHRSIHHSPSSILSTSQLLVLLMLGWLFQVPAILTSMITLHPDADELVVPNFNRNSCISLDSIQVVDQQLLYTCCPYLGELRAVLMEYDSGISSKGGSFRKITPLSFNQEPKEVSKQQIQLQLEESFFHNQPPSLKRTADFVVERVSSNCAKHVRAAVVQPLVQARRDQLRTDIGDVRESEEKKLTKEERAREKTKATKPIITAVVEEARPKAEEAGKRFCETKVMEALNSLVAEEISPQVIKTAGGIAFRLAYDKVVRWTRDKVPALIQKEVEAEYDRLLKQAAKQQACLPRPSADAEEKLELEPSAVLENLKDLLGKVFSPGSSQNVCESDFVDVLTKTRDLLQSSQEIFTSSLKSLSRLSVEAAAAYIIFSQGNQQSKVFSLLQEIWACELPLPPPFQNLLAPKNILLLQQRSPNIQASWTGMVQILQVIVEKRQVSVHNVDSWWTSLLQNQSLQGYRRHIAAAACDSMLGCLSVHKPNPADEDEEDGTFAELAELILENSGHDEAMAAKVQQCIDLLKGASDDS, from the exons atggcggccatcttgaaaacTTTGCTGGATCTGAGAGGAGATTTGAGTCTAGAAATCGTTCTGCAGTGGCTTAGTCAAGACGGCAGCGGGAGACAG GATGTTGCAGCTTCCTGTGACCTGCTGACATGCTGCAGCCAAGACGAGTTTGTAGTTTTCTTCCTGAACTACCTGCGTGACAAGACGGGACATCTCCTGAACGGTCGGCAGACCGCTGTGCAAACACCTGTCAAGACACCCTCCACCAAGCATTTGAAAGTCAAGGAGTCCAGCAGTGTCTCAAGAAGACAAGCATCCACGTCAAGAACTCAGCTGTTCTCTGTCAGTCCAAACCCTCAGCCAACTGCAGACATTTCCAACCAAAACAGTTCTCTTTTTTCCCAGGACTTGTCCATCTGTGACAGCTTCACCGATGGGGAATCCTCTTCCCACTTCTCCAGCATCCTCCATAATAGTAGCAGAAACTCTCCTAGTCCTAGTCCTTTCCATGGCAGAAAAACTCCAAGAGAACAGAAGATTACCCTAGGAGAATTTCTTTTCAAGACTCCAGAATCAGGCAATAAGAGAAAGAGTCCAAATCCTGCCAGCCATGGTAGAAAGGACAAGGACCGAGGAAACTACAGTGCATCTCCGCACATTGGTAGGAAATCTGGAGGAAAGGGAAAGGGAACACCTTCCACAGAAACAAAGGAGATTCAGATCGGGAAAAGAAGATCAGAGCCTCCGCCCCAGCCTGCTGTCTTTAACCTGGGAAACATGGACGACTTTCCACCAATGGGGAGCCCATCACCCAT GAAGATAACTCCATCCAGACGCATCACCCCAACTCCCGTCACCAAGGATGGTTCCCGCCCCAGCAGTAGGGTGTGTTTTACCTCCACTCCCCTGTCAGAAGCTCCCTCCTCCCCAGCAGCACAGGACCACAGGTCCTTATTCAGCAGTCCTCCCAAGGCCCTGTCCAGGACATCTGTACTGCAGGAGGAACGGGAACTGCTCAAGATGGAGAG GTCTAGACTGCTGAGTGATAGTGTCCCTACAAATGCAGACAGTCCCAAAGATGAGTCCCACCCTGCACCATGTGTCACCCCCACCAAGGCTTCCATACTGACCCCCACCAAGGCTGCCCTCATGAGACAGTCAAGTGTGAGCGAGACAATAGCTGACAGGAACCTCGTCACACATGAGGATGTGATTCAGACACTTGCAGAGCTCTACTCCCAGTGCATTCAAG CGAACCTTGCACCCAACCTTGCAGTGGAACTTCACTTCACCATCCAACTACTTACCATCAAAGGTACAGGTGAGAATGGACCACCAGCCAAGGAGAACCTAG ACCCTGAGGACACTAACTACCTTCAGTCTGTCCACAACTGTGTCCTGTTTGCTACCATTGTCCTGGAGAAGCAACTCAG aataCTGTCACTGCTAGACAAGGGCACATTAAGACTTCTGGCTGACAACCCCAGGATAGGAACATTCTCCCCCACGCTGCAGCAGGCACTCATAACTGCTAACGGCACTTGTCCCTTCAGG ACGAAGGAGATCCGTACAGCCTCCCCCATCTCCAGCGTGCCCTTCCAGTCTGACACAGACAACAGGCACAACTTCCCTAGCGACCACTCCTTCCACACTTTCAAGAAGACCAG AGACAAGTTCTATGAGCTGTTGAGGGAGTGGGAGGATAAACATCTCAAGCCTGACTGGTCCATGCAACTGGCCATGGGAGAAAGGATCAG GATTTTGCTCTACTCAACAGCAGACTTTGCCAGTCTTATCCACTTTGCCCGTCTGTTTCAGTCACAACTCATAAGG ATGTGTAAGGGAGACAGCATTCAGGACCAGGATGTGGAGGAGGACATTGCTCTGCTAACCGAGCTGAGGAAGTCAAACCCAGAGAAACTGAAAAG GCTGCAGGAGCGCTTCATCACCCCCTGGAGGACAGGAggaccatgcccccctcccgccTTCCCTGGACACCAGGAGTTCTTCAAAAACTTCCTACAGGCTGCAGCAAG cCATGTCTTCAACCAACTGATAGTTGACAACTTCTCAGCTGAGATTCAAGAG CTTGACACCACCCAGTTTGGACTGCCAGACAACACAGCTGACAGTGTTGATCAG GAGCAGAGAGACTCCTATGCCTCATGCCTGCTGAACCTGAGAATTCTGGGAAAGTTTCTGGGATTCATCGTCTTCCTGCCTTACCGCAGTCCACAGCTGCTGCCAGAGAGCATGATGGCCTCAGCACTCTCTGTCAGGAACAAG GTGTGCCAGCCTATCGACATCCTGAAGCACCTACAGGACAGCCTGAAGCAGGGTCGTACCATCCTGACTCTCCCGTGGGTGGTGGAGTATCTCAGCATGATGGACCCCATGGCTCCTAAACTGGACTCCTACAAGGAAATACTCTCCATCCTCTTACACATACACAG ATCCATCCACCATTCTCCCTCCAGTATCCTCTCCACCAGTCAGCTCCTTGTCCTGCTGATGTTAGGGTGGCTGTTCCAG GTTCCAGCAATCCTGACCAGCATGATAACTCTCCATCCTGATGCTGACGAGCTGGTAGTTCCCAACTTCAACAGGAACAGCTGTATCTCTCTG GACTCCATCCAGGTGGTTGATCAGCAACTTTTATACACCTGCTGTCCATACCTGG GTGAACTGAGAGCTGTTCTGATGGAGTATGACTCAGGAATCAGCTCTAAGGGCGGCTCCTTCAGGAAGATCACACCTCTATCATTCAACCAGGAGCCCAAGGAAGTGTCAAAGCAACAAATACAG CTCCAGCTTGAGGAGAGTTTCTTCCACAACCAGCCCCCGTCCCTGAAGAGAACAGCAGACTTTGTGGTGGAGCGTGTGTCGTCCAACTGTGCCAAGCATGTGCGCGCCGCGGTGGTGCAGCCGCTGGTCCAGGCCAGGAGGGACCAGCTCAGGACTGACATAGGAGATGTCAGGGAGTCTGAGGAGAAGAAACTAACCAAGGAG GAGAGAGCAAGAGAGAAGACCAAAGCCACAAAACCCATCATCACAGCTGTGGTGGAGGAAGCTAGACCAAAGGCAGAGGAGGCAGGGAAGAG ATTCTGTGAAACCAAAGTGATGGAAGCCTTGAACAGCCTGGTGGCAGAGGAGATCAGCCCACAG GTCATAAAGACAGCAGGAGGCATTGCCTTCAGACTTGCCTATGACAAGGTGGTCAGGTGGACAAGGGATAAAGTGCCAG CTTTGATACAGAAAGAGGTGGAGGCAGAGTATGATAGACTGTTAAAACAGGCAGCTAAACAACAGGCCTGTTTACCAAGACCAAGTGCTGATGCTGAAGAAAAACTTGAGCTAGAACCATCTGCAGTGTTGGAAAACCTCAAG GATCTACTGGGCAAAGTGTTCTCTCCTGGAAGCAGTCAAAATG TGTGTGAGAGTGACTTTGTGGATGTGCTTACCAAGACCAGAGACTTGCTGCAGAGCAGTCAG GAAATCTTCACCTCCTCTCTGAAGTCCTTGTCTCGCCTGAGTGTGGAAGCTGCTGCTGCTTATA TTATCTTCAGCCAAGGGAACCAGCAGAGCAAGGTGTTCTCCCTGCTTCAGGAGATCTGGGCCTGTGAGctgcccctcccccctcccttcCAGAACCTTCTGGCCCCTAAGAACATCTTGTTGTTACAGCAGAGATCACCAAACATACAG GCCAGCTGGACAGGAATGGTGCAGATCCTCCAGGTGATTGTTGAGAAGAGACAGGTGTCTGTGCACAACGTGGACAGCTGGTGGACATCACTGCTACAGAACCAGTCACTGCAG GGTTACAGGAGACACATTGCAGCAGCTGCCTGTGACTCCATGCTGGGCTGCCTGTCTGTCCACAAACCTAATCCAGCAG ATGAAGACGAGGAGGATGGGACCTTTGCAGAACTAGCAGAGCTTATACTGGAGAACAGTGGGCACGATGAAGCCATGGCGGCAAAAGTGCAGCAGTGCATAGATCTTCTCAAAGGAGCTTCAGATGATTCCTGA
- the LOC136433853 gene encoding codanin-1-like isoform X1 translates to MAAILKTLLDLRGDLSLEIVLQWLSQDGSGRQDVAASCDLLTCCSQDEFVVFFLNYLRDKTGHLLNGRQTAVQTPVKTPSTKHLKVKESSSVSRRQASTSRTQLFSVSPNPQPTADISNQNSSLFSQDLSICDSFTDGESSSHFSSILHNSSRNSPSPSPFHGRKTPREQKITLGEFLFKTPESGNKRKSPNPASHGRKDKDRGNYSASPHIGRKSGGKGKGTPSTETKEIQIGKRRSEPPPQPAVFNLGNMDDFPPMGSPSPMKITPSRRITPTPVTKDGSRPSSRVCFTSTPLSEAPSSPAAQDHRSLFSSPPKALSRTSVLQEERELLKMERSRLLSDSVPTNADSPKDESHPAPCVTPTKASILTPTKAALMRQSSVSETIADRNLVTHEDVIQTLAELYSQCIQANLAPNLAVELHFTIQLLTIKGTGENGPPAKENLADPEDTNYLQSVHNCVLFATIVLEKQLRILSLLDKGTLRLLADNPRIGTFSPTLQQALITANGTCPFRTKEIRTASPISSVPFQSDTDNRHNFPSDHSFHTFKKTRDKFYELLREWEDKHLKPDWSMQLAMGERIRILLYSTADFASLIHFARLFQSQLIRMCKGDSIQDQDVEEDIALLTELRKSNPEKLKRLQERFITPWRTGGPCPPPAFPGHQEFFKNFLQAAASHVFNQLIVDNFSAEIQELDTTQFGLPDNTADSVDQEQRDSYASCLLNLRILGKFLGFIVFLPYRSPQLLPESMMASALSVRNKVCQPIDILKHLQDSLKQGRTILTLPWVVEYLSMMDPMAPKLDSYKEILSILLHIHRSIHHSPSSILSTSQLLVLLMLGWLFQVPAILTSMITLHPDADELVVPNFNRNSCISLDSIQVVDQQLLYTCCPYLGELRAVLMEYDSGISSKGGSFRKITPLSFNQEPKEVSKQQIQLQLEESFFHNQPPSLKRTADFVVERVSSNCAKHVRAAVVQPLVQARRDQLRTDIGDVRESEEKKLTKEERAREKTKATKPIITAVVEEARPKAEEAGKRFCETKVMEALNSLVAEEISPQVIKTAGGIAFRLAYDKVVRWTRDKVPALIQKEVEAEYDRLLKQAAKQQACLPRPSADAEEKLELEPSAVLENLKDLLGKVFSPGSSQNVCESDFVDVLTKTRDLLQSSQEIFTSSLKSLSRLSVEAAAAYIIFSQGNQQSKVFSLLQEIWACELPLPPPFQNLLAPKNILLLQQRSPNIQASWTGMVQILQVIVEKRQVSVHNVDSWWTSLLQNQSLQGYRRHIAAAACDSMLGCLSVHKPNPADEDEEDGTFAELAELILENSGHDEAMAAKVQQCIDLLKGASDDS, encoded by the exons atggcggccatcttgaaaacTTTGCTGGATCTGAGAGGAGATTTGAGTCTAGAAATCGTTCTGCAGTGGCTTAGTCAAGACGGCAGCGGGAGACAG GATGTTGCAGCTTCCTGTGACCTGCTGACATGCTGCAGCCAAGACGAGTTTGTAGTTTTCTTCCTGAACTACCTGCGTGACAAGACGGGACATCTCCTGAACGGTCGGCAGACCGCTGTGCAAACACCTGTCAAGACACCCTCCACCAAGCATTTGAAAGTCAAGGAGTCCAGCAGTGTCTCAAGAAGACAAGCATCCACGTCAAGAACTCAGCTGTTCTCTGTCAGTCCAAACCCTCAGCCAACTGCAGACATTTCCAACCAAAACAGTTCTCTTTTTTCCCAGGACTTGTCCATCTGTGACAGCTTCACCGATGGGGAATCCTCTTCCCACTTCTCCAGCATCCTCCATAATAGTAGCAGAAACTCTCCTAGTCCTAGTCCTTTCCATGGCAGAAAAACTCCAAGAGAACAGAAGATTACCCTAGGAGAATTTCTTTTCAAGACTCCAGAATCAGGCAATAAGAGAAAGAGTCCAAATCCTGCCAGCCATGGTAGAAAGGACAAGGACCGAGGAAACTACAGTGCATCTCCGCACATTGGTAGGAAATCTGGAGGAAAGGGAAAGGGAACACCTTCCACAGAAACAAAGGAGATTCAGATCGGGAAAAGAAGATCAGAGCCTCCGCCCCAGCCTGCTGTCTTTAACCTGGGAAACATGGACGACTTTCCACCAATGGGGAGCCCATCACCCAT GAAGATAACTCCATCCAGACGCATCACCCCAACTCCCGTCACCAAGGATGGTTCCCGCCCCAGCAGTAGGGTGTGTTTTACCTCCACTCCCCTGTCAGAAGCTCCCTCCTCCCCAGCAGCACAGGACCACAGGTCCTTATTCAGCAGTCCTCCCAAGGCCCTGTCCAGGACATCTGTACTGCAGGAGGAACGGGAACTGCTCAAGATGGAGAG GTCTAGACTGCTGAGTGATAGTGTCCCTACAAATGCAGACAGTCCCAAAGATGAGTCCCACCCTGCACCATGTGTCACCCCCACCAAGGCTTCCATACTGACCCCCACCAAGGCTGCCCTCATGAGACAGTCAAGTGTGAGCGAGACAATAGCTGACAGGAACCTCGTCACACATGAGGATGTGATTCAGACACTTGCAGAGCTCTACTCCCAGTGCATTCAAG CGAACCTTGCACCCAACCTTGCAGTGGAACTTCACTTCACCATCCAACTACTTACCATCAAAGGTACAGGTGAGAATGGACCACCAGCCAAGGAGAACCTAG CAGACCCTGAGGACACTAACTACCTTCAGTCTGTCCACAACTGTGTCCTGTTTGCTACCATTGTCCTGGAGAAGCAACTCAG aataCTGTCACTGCTAGACAAGGGCACATTAAGACTTCTGGCTGACAACCCCAGGATAGGAACATTCTCCCCCACGCTGCAGCAGGCACTCATAACTGCTAACGGCACTTGTCCCTTCAGG ACGAAGGAGATCCGTACAGCCTCCCCCATCTCCAGCGTGCCCTTCCAGTCTGACACAGACAACAGGCACAACTTCCCTAGCGACCACTCCTTCCACACTTTCAAGAAGACCAG AGACAAGTTCTATGAGCTGTTGAGGGAGTGGGAGGATAAACATCTCAAGCCTGACTGGTCCATGCAACTGGCCATGGGAGAAAGGATCAG GATTTTGCTCTACTCAACAGCAGACTTTGCCAGTCTTATCCACTTTGCCCGTCTGTTTCAGTCACAACTCATAAGG ATGTGTAAGGGAGACAGCATTCAGGACCAGGATGTGGAGGAGGACATTGCTCTGCTAACCGAGCTGAGGAAGTCAAACCCAGAGAAACTGAAAAG GCTGCAGGAGCGCTTCATCACCCCCTGGAGGACAGGAggaccatgcccccctcccgccTTCCCTGGACACCAGGAGTTCTTCAAAAACTTCCTACAGGCTGCAGCAAG cCATGTCTTCAACCAACTGATAGTTGACAACTTCTCAGCTGAGATTCAAGAG CTTGACACCACCCAGTTTGGACTGCCAGACAACACAGCTGACAGTGTTGATCAG GAGCAGAGAGACTCCTATGCCTCATGCCTGCTGAACCTGAGAATTCTGGGAAAGTTTCTGGGATTCATCGTCTTCCTGCCTTACCGCAGTCCACAGCTGCTGCCAGAGAGCATGATGGCCTCAGCACTCTCTGTCAGGAACAAG GTGTGCCAGCCTATCGACATCCTGAAGCACCTACAGGACAGCCTGAAGCAGGGTCGTACCATCCTGACTCTCCCGTGGGTGGTGGAGTATCTCAGCATGATGGACCCCATGGCTCCTAAACTGGACTCCTACAAGGAAATACTCTCCATCCTCTTACACATACACAG ATCCATCCACCATTCTCCCTCCAGTATCCTCTCCACCAGTCAGCTCCTTGTCCTGCTGATGTTAGGGTGGCTGTTCCAG GTTCCAGCAATCCTGACCAGCATGATAACTCTCCATCCTGATGCTGACGAGCTGGTAGTTCCCAACTTCAACAGGAACAGCTGTATCTCTCTG GACTCCATCCAGGTGGTTGATCAGCAACTTTTATACACCTGCTGTCCATACCTGG GTGAACTGAGAGCTGTTCTGATGGAGTATGACTCAGGAATCAGCTCTAAGGGCGGCTCCTTCAGGAAGATCACACCTCTATCATTCAACCAGGAGCCCAAGGAAGTGTCAAAGCAACAAATACAG CTCCAGCTTGAGGAGAGTTTCTTCCACAACCAGCCCCCGTCCCTGAAGAGAACAGCAGACTTTGTGGTGGAGCGTGTGTCGTCCAACTGTGCCAAGCATGTGCGCGCCGCGGTGGTGCAGCCGCTGGTCCAGGCCAGGAGGGACCAGCTCAGGACTGACATAGGAGATGTCAGGGAGTCTGAGGAGAAGAAACTAACCAAGGAG GAGAGAGCAAGAGAGAAGACCAAAGCCACAAAACCCATCATCACAGCTGTGGTGGAGGAAGCTAGACCAAAGGCAGAGGAGGCAGGGAAGAG ATTCTGTGAAACCAAAGTGATGGAAGCCTTGAACAGCCTGGTGGCAGAGGAGATCAGCCCACAG GTCATAAAGACAGCAGGAGGCATTGCCTTCAGACTTGCCTATGACAAGGTGGTCAGGTGGACAAGGGATAAAGTGCCAG CTTTGATACAGAAAGAGGTGGAGGCAGAGTATGATAGACTGTTAAAACAGGCAGCTAAACAACAGGCCTGTTTACCAAGACCAAGTGCTGATGCTGAAGAAAAACTTGAGCTAGAACCATCTGCAGTGTTGGAAAACCTCAAG GATCTACTGGGCAAAGTGTTCTCTCCTGGAAGCAGTCAAAATG TGTGTGAGAGTGACTTTGTGGATGTGCTTACCAAGACCAGAGACTTGCTGCAGAGCAGTCAG GAAATCTTCACCTCCTCTCTGAAGTCCTTGTCTCGCCTGAGTGTGGAAGCTGCTGCTGCTTATA TTATCTTCAGCCAAGGGAACCAGCAGAGCAAGGTGTTCTCCCTGCTTCAGGAGATCTGGGCCTGTGAGctgcccctcccccctcccttcCAGAACCTTCTGGCCCCTAAGAACATCTTGTTGTTACAGCAGAGATCACCAAACATACAG GCCAGCTGGACAGGAATGGTGCAGATCCTCCAGGTGATTGTTGAGAAGAGACAGGTGTCTGTGCACAACGTGGACAGCTGGTGGACATCACTGCTACAGAACCAGTCACTGCAG GGTTACAGGAGACACATTGCAGCAGCTGCCTGTGACTCCATGCTGGGCTGCCTGTCTGTCCACAAACCTAATCCAGCAG ATGAAGACGAGGAGGATGGGACCTTTGCAGAACTAGCAGAGCTTATACTGGAGAACAGTGGGCACGATGAAGCCATGGCGGCAAAAGTGCAGCAGTGCATAGATCTTCTCAAAGGAGCTTCAGATGATTCCTGA
- the LOC136433861 gene encoding trafficking protein particle complex subunit 4-like translates to MVIYSVFVVNKAGSLIYHNDHSPSRPEVEKTFGYPLELTLKLQDERLLVIFGQRDGIRVGHTLLAINGEDVSGTKLGTDNEKNVMDVLNDQSNYPISIKFGRPKLSSNERIMLASMFHSLFAIGSQLSPEPRSSGIEVLETDAFKLHCFQTQTGIKFIVLTDPRQGGVDAILHRLHELYADYALKNSFYALDMPIRCELFDTSLQTALEQAEKSGVYSGV, encoded by the exons ATGGTGATCTACAGCGTGTTTGTTGTGAACAAGGCGGGGAGTCTGATCTACCACAACGACCACTCCCCTTCGCGCCCAGAGGTGGAGAAGACCTTCGGGTACCCCCTGGAGCTCACGCTCAAGCTCCAAGACGAGCGACTCCTCGTCATATTCGGACAGCGAGACGGCATCCGAGTGGGGCACACGCTGTTAGCCATCAATGGAGAGGACGTGTCCGGGACAAAACTGGGAACTGATAACGAGAAAAACGTAATGGACGTCCTCAACGACCAGAGTAATTATCCCATCTCCATCAAGTTCGGCAGACCGAAGCTCTCCAGTAATGAGCGAATCATGTTGGCTAGCATGTTCCATTCGCTGTTTGCCATCGGCTCGCAGCTGTCGCCGGAGCCACGCTCCTCGGGAATAGAGGTGCTGGAGACGGATGCCTTCAAGCTGCACTGCTTCCAGACACAAACAG GTATAAAGTTCATTGTCCTGACGGACCCCCGACAGGGTGGAGTGGACGCCATCCTACACAGGCTGCACGAGCTGTACGCAGACTACGCTCTGAAGAACTCCTTCTACGCCCTGGACATGCCCATACGATGTGAACTGTTCGATACGAGTCTGCAGACAGCCTTAGAGCAGGCGGAGAAATCAGGGGTCTATTCAGGAGTGTAG
- the LOC136433863 gene encoding phosphatidylinositol-glycan biosynthesis class F protein-like produces the protein MRSLSNVCFFRAAALLALCLLSNLTSWSLLLKPTVFLRYFCVAYGAVQLHVSVDVQKKNSATNAGAVSGRSVKGWKISSFVKGFLFFLLSILSFHVIAVLYGAPLQEDTEETFSWALLMATLTALPCWCMLGSRLETWVSVVLNRPESEVESFLQMTVLCTVVGAWLGAFPIPLDWDRPWQVWPIPCSIGALLGHTGGLVLSAMQFKRHKLDTKSKMV, from the exons ATGAGAAGCCTCTCTAACGTGTGTTTCTTTAGAGCGGCTGCGTTGCTGGCGCTCTGCTTGCTTTCCAACCTAACATCGTGGAGCTTATTACTGAAGCCCACGGTGTTTCTCCGTTATTTCTGTGTGGCCTATGGGGCGGTACAGTTACATGTGTCGGTTGATGTTCAGAAGAAGAACAGTGCTACAAACGCCGGTGCTGTGTCAGGAAGGTCTGTGAAGGGGTGGAAG aTTTCCTCCTTTGTGAAAGGGTTCCTGTTCTTCCTCCTGAGTATCTTGTCATTCCACGTCATAGCAGTGCTGTATGGGGCTCCTCTGCAAGA GGACACAGAAGAGACCTTCTCCTGGGCCCTGCTGATGGCCACCCTCACAGCCCTGCCCTGCTGGTGCATGCTGGGATCACGGCTGGAAACATGGGTCTCAGTGGTGCTCAATAG ACCTGAATCAGAGGTTGAGAGTTTCCTGCAGATGACAGTGTTGTGCACAGTGGTTGGAGCCTGGCTTGGAGCCTTCCCCATACCTTTAGactgggacaggccatggcag GTCTGGCCCATCCCCTGCTCCATCGGCGCTCTCCTCGGCCACACTGGAGGACTTGTACTGTCAGCTATGCAGTTTAAGAGACACAAATTGGACACAAAGAGCAAAATGGTGTGA